From the Quercus lobata isolate SW786 chromosome 6, ValleyOak3.0 Primary Assembly, whole genome shotgun sequence genome, one window contains:
- the LOC115950654 gene encoding uncharacterized protein LOC115950654, protein MSNILAPFQLLELNIISAQDLANVSRSMRTYAVAWVHPDRKLSTRVDTHGDNNPTWNDKFVFRVDEEFLHSDTSAVMIEIYGLHWFRDVHVGTVRVLVGNLIPTPPRPHQPNHHPKIGMRFVALQVRRPSGRPQGILNIGVAVLDSSMRSMPLYTQLNLSGAVGYRHLMGEDESFLQGSHTTLTSRPEFRRTKSDTSSMIGSELRTAQFRGKTTRKGKSSSMVNESSSEIDHKKRGQSRGSSLLSGSIMLRRVKSKKGKKSRSVVSASDAESDPRNKKGKNGKASSLVSGSEVSVDPPRKSKIGRASSVLSTSEVSTDVEAQPPIKVINGKKNGKPSSLVNGNGSDVGDPPPKKVVLNENPVIEESDVNWSESEVERIPSLPPPKSKGTKLEKTTSFQIDPVIQNPPPRKSTGTTPLHPRATNVNSSSTPKHARANPTPIHPRTSATPMHSKSFGKFTGLTEYGTPRKFSEHGTPKKFIPPAVMTESELGPSASEVAAEVARAPRVEEEGSSIVGGWSLAEESVEGLQSKLERWRTELPPVYDRGEFSSIRGSTEPRGHARRHTDGGNGLFSCFSNICGCQCHIVCGGDSARVDKKGGTSVRIPRSSSANNVGYT, encoded by the coding sequence ATGTCAAACATTTTAGCCCCGTTCCAGCTCTTGGAACTGAATATAATATCAGCACAAGATCTCGCAAATGTGTCTCGTTCCATGCGGACCTATGCGGTTGCATGGGTTCACCCAGATCGTAAACTTTCAACACGAGTGGACACTCATGGCGACAACAATCCAACATGGAATGACAAGTTTGTGTTCCGTGTGGACGAGGAGTTTCTACACTCAGACACGTCAGCCGTGATGATTGAGATCTATGGACTCCATTGGTTCCGAGACGTACACGTGGGCACGGTCCGTGTCCTTGTTGGGAATCTAATCCCAACCCCACCTAGGCCCCACCAACCCAACCATCATCCCAAGATCGGAATGAGGTTCGTGGCACTTCAGGTACGTAGGCCGTCAGGTCGGCCACAGGGAATCCTCAACATTGGGGTTGCGGTCCTTGACAGTTCCATGAGGAGCATGCCATTGTATACACAACTCAATCTCTCTGGAGCCGTTGGATATCGGCATTTGATGGGTGAAGATGAGTCATTTTTGCAAGGGAGTCATACAACGCTTACAAGCAGGCCTGAATTTCGTCGTACGAAGAGTGATACAAGTTCCATGATTGGTTCAGAGCTTCGAACTGCTCAATTCCGTGGGAAAACAACACGTAAAGGAAAATCTAGTTCCATGGTGAACGAGTCTTCCTCCGAAATCGATCACAAGAAGAGAGGTCAATCCAGAGGCAGCTCTTTGCTTAGTGGCTCCATCATGTTAAGAAGAGTGAAAAGCAAAAAGGGCAAAAAGTCTCGCTCAGTTGTTAGTGCCTCGGATGCAGAGAGTGACCCTCGTAataagaagggtaaaaacggaaAAGCAAGTTCGTTGGTGAGCGGGTCGGAAGTATCCGTGGATCCTCCAAGGAAGAGTAAAATTGGAAGAGCAAGTTCGGTGTTGAGCACATCTGAGGTTAGTACGGACGTGGAGGCTCAGCCACCCATTAAGGTTATTAATGGAAAAAAGAATGGTAAGCCAAGTTCGTTGGTTAACGGTAACGGCTCAGATGTTGGGGACCCACCACCAAAAAAGGTTGTGTTAAATGAGAATCCTGTCATTGAAGAATCCGACGTTAATTGGTCAGAATCTGAGGTTGAAAGGATACCAAGTCTACCACCACCAAAATCAAAGggaacaaaattagaaaaaaccACAAGTTTCCAAATTGATCCTGTGATTCAAAACCCACCTCCTAGAAAATCTACGGGAACGACCCCGTTGCACCCACGTGCCACCAATGTCAATTCCAGTTCCACACCCAAGCATGCACGTGCCAATCCCACACCCATCCATCCTCGTACTAGTGCCACACCCATGCATTCTAAATCATTTGGTAAATTCACCGGCTTGACTGAGTACGGAACCCCAAGAAAGTTCTCCGAGCATGGCACTCCGAAAAAGTTCATACCCCCGGCTGTAATGACGGAGTCAGAGCTGGGTCCATCAGCGTCGGAGGTGGCGGCGGAGGTGGCGAGAGCGCCGAGAGTGGAAGAGGAGGGAAGCTCTATTGTTGGTGGGTGGAGCTTGGCTGAAGAGAGCGTGGAAGGCCTACAATCAAAGCTCGAACGTTGGAGGACGGAGCTTCCGCCCGTCTATGACCGTGGCGAGTTTTCGAGCATAAGGGGATCGACCGAGCCCCGCGGCCATGCGCGACGCCACACTGATGGTGGCAACGGGTTGTTTTCTTGCTTCAGCAATATTTGTGGGTGTCAATGCCATATTGTTTGTGGTGGTGACTCTGCCCGTGTGGACAAGAAAGGTGGTACAAGTGTTCGGATCCCCCGGAGCTCATCCGCTAATAATGTGGGCTATACTTGA